Proteins from a single region of Mumia flava:
- a CDS encoding ATP-dependent 6-phosphofructokinase, producing the protein MTSLADLQVRSLGQPRHESPLSSYVAGRKTNEYYVSEDDRVLYDDTLSLIERRGEPVERWPSFETGGPREHIFFDPTTMHVGVVTCGGLCPGLNDVIRAVTLELYTHYGVERVTGFRNGYAGLNPDHGLAPVALTPDSVAGINERGGTILGTSRGAQDPAVVVDRLVELGIDALIVIGGDGSMHGAHVIVNEVDRRGLSIGVIGIPKTIDNDIPHIGQSFGFQTAFAEAAKSITAAHVEAQSAHNGVGLVKVMGRHAGFIACYSALANHDADFVLIPEVPFRLDGENGLLEALRRRVADDGSAVIVLAEGAGQDLLPETGRTDASGNQRLGDIASYIRSAVESDFAARGEELTLKFFEPGYGIRAVPADASDSVYCARLAQTAVHAAMAGRTDMVVGRRRHRFVHVPIPLVIERRHSVAPDGDLWLSVLESTAQPIDMA; encoded by the coding sequence GTGACCTCCCTCGCCGACCTGCAGGTCCGATCGCTCGGGCAGCCCCGCCACGAGTCCCCGCTGTCCTCCTACGTCGCCGGCCGCAAGACGAACGAGTACTACGTCTCCGAGGACGACCGGGTGCTCTACGACGACACGCTGTCGCTGATCGAGCGGCGCGGCGAGCCCGTCGAGCGGTGGCCGTCGTTCGAGACCGGCGGCCCGCGGGAGCACATCTTCTTCGACCCGACGACGATGCACGTCGGCGTCGTCACCTGCGGCGGACTGTGTCCCGGCCTGAACGACGTGATCCGCGCGGTCACGCTCGAGCTCTACACCCACTACGGCGTCGAGCGCGTGACCGGCTTCCGCAACGGGTACGCCGGGCTCAACCCCGACCACGGGCTGGCGCCCGTCGCGCTCACGCCGGACAGCGTCGCCGGGATCAACGAGCGCGGCGGAACGATCCTCGGCACGTCACGCGGTGCGCAGGACCCGGCCGTCGTGGTCGACCGGCTGGTGGAGCTCGGGATCGACGCGCTGATCGTGATCGGCGGCGACGGCTCGATGCACGGCGCTCACGTGATCGTCAACGAGGTCGACCGCCGCGGGCTCTCGATCGGCGTCATCGGCATCCCCAAGACGATCGACAACGACATCCCGCACATCGGCCAGAGCTTCGGCTTCCAGACCGCATTCGCGGAGGCCGCGAAGAGCATCACCGCGGCGCACGTCGAGGCGCAGTCCGCGCACAACGGCGTCGGGCTGGTCAAGGTGATGGGCCGGCATGCCGGCTTCATCGCCTGCTACAGCGCGCTGGCCAACCACGACGCCGACTTCGTGCTGATCCCCGAGGTGCCCTTCCGGCTCGACGGAGAGAACGGCCTGCTCGAGGCGCTGCGACGGCGCGTCGCCGACGACGGCAGCGCCGTGATCGTGCTCGCCGAGGGCGCGGGTCAGGACCTGCTCCCCGAGACCGGCCGAACCGACGCCTCGGGCAACCAGCGACTCGGCGACATCGCCTCCTACATCCGCAGTGCGGTCGAGTCCGACTTCGCCGCCCGCGGCGAAGAGCTGACGCTGAAGTTCTTCGAGCCCGGCTACGGGATCCGCGCGGTCCCGGCCGACGCGTCGGACTCCGTCTACTGCGCCCGGCTCGCGCAGACCGCGGTGCACGCCGCGATGGCCGGCCGCACGGACATGGTCGTCGGCCGTCGGCGCCACCGGTTCGTGCACGTGCCGATCCCGCTCGTGATCGAGCGGCGGCACTCCGTCGCCCCGGACGGGGATCTGTGGCTCTCCGTCCTCGAGTCGACCGCGCAGCCGATCGACATGGCGTAG
- a CDS encoding LysE family translocator: MDLSLLFAFAGLCALLALTPGPDTFLVLRFSTAGTRSGIAAALGSTVGSLCWALAVAAGLATLLERSAEAYQVVRIAGGLYLLWLGIRTLLRRGGGLPDIDAAGAGPSWAAARAGFFSNVLNPKVGLFFVAVVPQFLPGHHASIGATMLLGSIFALVGFVYFSLVAVLAGRALEWLRRPRVSKAIDRGTAGVITAFGITTIASAAR; encoded by the coding sequence ATGGATCTCTCGCTGCTCTTCGCCTTCGCCGGCCTCTGCGCGCTGCTCGCGCTGACGCCGGGACCCGACACGTTCCTCGTGCTGCGCTTCTCGACCGCCGGGACGCGCAGCGGGATCGCCGCCGCGCTCGGGTCGACGGTCGGGTCGCTCTGCTGGGCGCTGGCCGTGGCCGCCGGGCTCGCGACGCTGCTCGAGCGTTCGGCGGAGGCCTACCAGGTGGTGAGGATCGCCGGTGGGCTGTACCTCCTCTGGCTCGGGATCCGCACCCTGCTCCGCCGCGGCGGCGGCCTGCCCGACATCGACGCCGCCGGTGCGGGCCCGTCGTGGGCGGCCGCGCGAGCAGGATTCTTCTCGAACGTGCTGAACCCGAAGGTCGGCCTGTTCTTCGTCGCCGTGGTGCCGCAGTTCCTCCCCGGGCATCACGCGTCGATCGGCGCCACCATGCTGCTCGGCTCGATCTTCGCCCTGGTCGGGTTCGTCTACTTCTCGCTGGTCGCGGTGCTGGCCGGGCGGGCGCTGGAGTGGCTCCGTCGGCCGCGCGTCAGCAAGGCGATCGACCGCGGTACGGCGGGGGTCATCACGGCGTTCGGGATCACCACGATCGCGTCCGCCGCCCGCTGA
- a CDS encoding tyrosine-type recombinase/integrase: MGSRGDGGHGSVVVLRPGNVSALRPAERLFDEMLAGWAGQQSSRLLASRTIQTRESQVRRFADFCGSSPWEWGAADVEEWTSELLSGTRPLTPSTIRAYQNSVALFCAYLIDGRYGWADQCMELFGTHPIQVCHEWNTAVHVADHEARPVVRPLTRGEVQALFDHADDHVDFARTSKRKGWLTLFRDATLFKVIYGYGLRRREAAMLDLHDFTRNPKALEFGRYGVCNVRWGKASRGSQPRRRAVLTVFDWTRPVVEEYVEEVLPRFGLADPAVLWPTERQGRIRLAHIDDRFADWRDQLALDRVLHPHCLRHAYVTHLIEDGFDPLFVQQQVGHRWGSTTALYTGVSGDYRNRVLRNALDNAFTSPPDDGSEQP, encoded by the coding sequence ATGGGATCTCGGGGCGATGGTGGGCATGGCTCGGTCGTCGTGCTGCGGCCGGGCAACGTCTCTGCCCTTCGTCCGGCCGAGCGGTTGTTCGACGAGATGCTTGCGGGGTGGGCGGGCCAGCAGTCCTCGCGCCTGTTGGCGTCGCGGACGATCCAGACGCGGGAGTCGCAGGTCCGTCGGTTCGCGGACTTCTGCGGCTCGTCGCCGTGGGAGTGGGGCGCCGCCGACGTCGAGGAGTGGACCAGTGAACTGCTGTCCGGGACTCGGCCGCTGACGCCGTCGACGATCAGGGCGTACCAGAACTCGGTGGCGCTGTTCTGCGCCTACCTGATCGATGGCCGCTATGGCTGGGCCGATCAGTGCATGGAGCTGTTCGGCACTCATCCGATCCAGGTCTGTCACGAGTGGAACACCGCGGTCCACGTGGCCGACCACGAGGCACGGCCAGTGGTTCGCCCACTAACCCGGGGCGAGGTCCAGGCGTTGTTCGACCACGCCGACGACCACGTCGACTTCGCCCGCACCTCGAAGCGGAAGGGCTGGCTGACGCTGTTCCGGGACGCGACTCTGTTCAAGGTCATCTACGGCTACGGCCTGCGCCGTCGTGAAGCGGCGATGCTCGACCTCCATGACTTCACTCGCAACCCCAAGGCGCTCGAGTTCGGTCGCTACGGCGTGTGCAACGTCCGATGGGGCAAGGCCAGCCGCGGATCCCAGCCCCGCCGACGGGCGGTGCTGACGGTGTTCGACTGGACCCGGCCGGTCGTGGAGGAGTACGTCGAGGAAGTCCTCCCGCGCTTCGGGCTGGCCGACCCGGCGGTGTTGTGGCCCACCGAACGTCAGGGCCGCATCCGGCTGGCCCACATCGACGACCGGTTCGCCGACTGGCGCGACCAGCTCGCCCTCGACCGGGTGCTGCACCCGCACTGTCTGCGGCACGCTTACGTGACCCACCTGATCGAGGACGGCTTCGACCCGCTGTTCGTCCAGCAGCAGGTCGGCCACCGCTGGGGCTCGACCACCGCGCTCTACACCGGCGTCTCCGGGGACTACCGCAACCGCGTGCTTCGCAACGCCCTCGACAACGCCTTCACCTCCCCGCCCGACGACGGAAGCGAGCAGCCATGA
- a CDS encoding helix-turn-helix domain-containing protein, producing the protein MTTPITKSVAYRWHLRKVMSEAGLHNTTELVPLLADRGVVMTSTQVYRIVTGEPERLNMRLLAALCDIFGCTPNDLIEPYVIATSKRGRKAAGAAPATGTGPVSKNRPRRATITGASDA; encoded by the coding sequence ATGACCACGCCGATCACGAAGAGCGTCGCCTACCGGTGGCACCTGCGGAAGGTGATGAGCGAGGCCGGCCTGCACAACACCACCGAACTCGTGCCTCTGCTCGCCGACCGCGGCGTGGTGATGACCTCCACGCAGGTCTACCGGATCGTCACCGGCGAACCCGAACGCCTCAACATGCGACTCCTCGCCGCCCTGTGCGACATCTTCGGTTGCACCCCCAACGACCTCATCGAGCCCTACGTCATCGCCACTTCCAAGCGCGGACGGAAGGCTGCCGGCGCGGCGCCGGCCACGGGCACCGGTCCGGTGAGCAAGAACCGGCCACGGCGGGCCACTATCACCGGCGCCAGTGACGCCTGA
- a CDS encoding cadmium resistance transporter, producing MILSSALQAMGLFIATNIDDIIVLSLFFARGAGRSGTTARILVGQYLGFAGILAAAVLVSLGAGAFLPEEAIPYFGLIPLLLGLWAAWQVWRSGDDDDDDAKIAGKPVAAWTVAAVTFANGGDNIGVYVPVFLNVGVAATVAFCVVFLVLVAALVMLAKFVATRPGIDEVLERWEHVLFPIVLVGLGIVILYTGGAFGL from the coding sequence GTGATCCTGTCCTCCGCACTGCAGGCGATGGGCCTGTTCATCGCTACCAACATCGACGACATCATCGTCCTCTCACTGTTCTTCGCCCGGGGAGCCGGACGTAGCGGGACCACGGCCCGGATCCTCGTGGGCCAGTACCTGGGGTTCGCTGGCATTTTGGCCGCAGCAGTGCTCGTGTCGTTGGGCGCAGGAGCCTTCTTGCCCGAGGAAGCGATCCCCTACTTCGGACTGATCCCCCTGCTGCTGGGCCTGTGGGCAGCGTGGCAAGTCTGGCGATCCGGCGACGATGATGATGACGACGCGAAGATCGCCGGCAAGCCGGTGGCTGCCTGGACGGTGGCTGCAGTCACGTTCGCCAACGGTGGGGACAACATCGGGGTCTACGTGCCGGTGTTCCTCAACGTGGGTGTCGCTGCCACTGTTGCGTTCTGCGTCGTCTTCCTCGTCCTCGTGGCAGCTTTGGTCATGCTGGCCAAGTTCGTTGCGACTCGTCCCGGGATCGACGAGGTCCTCGAACGCTGGGAGCATGTTCTGTTCCCCATCGTCCTGGTCGGACTCGGCATCGTCATCCTCTACACCGGCGGAGCCTTCGGCCTCTGA
- the cmtR gene encoding Cd(II)/Pb(II)-sensing metalloregulatory transcriptional regulator CmtR has protein sequence MLTIGTRLDVMNRLGRAMADPTRSRLLMALLERPAYPAELARELGLTRSNVSNHLACLRDCGIVVAEPEGRQTRYVIADPHLARALTALVEVTLAVDENAPCIDPTCSVPECGNGGAGA, from the coding sequence ATGCTGACCATCGGTACCCGTTTGGACGTGATGAATCGGTTGGGCCGGGCGATGGCGGACCCGACCCGTTCCCGGCTTCTTATGGCTCTGCTGGAGCGGCCCGCCTATCCCGCTGAGTTGGCCCGCGAGCTTGGGTTGACCCGGTCGAACGTGTCGAATCATCTGGCGTGCCTGCGGGACTGCGGCATCGTGGTGGCTGAACCCGAGGGTCGGCAGACGCGGTATGTCATTGCCGATCCGCATCTGGCGCGGGCCCTCACTGCGTTGGTCGAGGTCACTCTCGCGGTCGATGAGAACGCACCTTGTATCGACCCGACATGCTCCGTACCCGAGTGCGGGAACGGAGGGGCAGGGGCGTGA
- a CDS encoding FitA-like ribbon-helix-helix domain-containing protein has protein sequence MPALHIRDVPDETVAAIKRRAARHGHSVQQELRDVLERAAAEPVTGARPRRLRLRTVDTGATGPFERADLYDDDER, from the coding sequence GTGCCCGCTCTCCACATCCGCGACGTTCCGGACGAGACGGTCGCGGCGATCAAGCGTCGGGCCGCCCGCCACGGCCACTCGGTCCAGCAGGAGCTCCGCGACGTGCTCGAGCGGGCCGCAGCCGAGCCGGTGACAGGCGCACGCCCGCGACGTTTGAGGCTTCGCACCGTGGACACGGGTGCCACCGGTCCGTTCGAGCGGGCCGATCTGTACGACGATGACGAGCGGTGA
- a CDS encoding type II toxin-antitoxin system VapC family toxin: MTSGDPAALVVVDTNVLLAATDRSRDAHRAATDLLDTDRRRLALTPQIVREYLAVATRPLDANGFGLEPSDAVGNVEQILDDMELLSEGVTSTRLLMELLAGHPTAGKQVHDANVVAVALAHHADVIVTDNPRHFTRFTALIAIEGLAEPTR; the protein is encoded by the coding sequence ATGACGAGCGGTGACCCGGCCGCGCTCGTCGTGGTGGACACGAACGTGCTGCTCGCGGCGACGGATCGCAGCCGGGATGCTCACAGGGCTGCCACCGACCTGCTCGACACCGATCGCCGGCGACTGGCGCTCACACCGCAGATCGTGCGTGAGTACCTCGCCGTCGCGACCAGGCCGCTCGATGCGAACGGCTTCGGCCTGGAGCCCTCCGATGCGGTGGGCAACGTGGAGCAGATCCTGGACGACATGGAGCTGCTGAGTGAGGGCGTCACCTCGACGCGGCTCCTCATGGAGCTGCTCGCCGGCCACCCGACCGCGGGCAAGCAGGTGCACGATGCGAACGTCGTCGCGGTCGCGCTCGCGCACCACGCCGATGTGATCGTGACTGACAACCCGCGACACTTCACCAGATTCACGGCCCTGATCGCCATCGAGGGTCTCGCGGAGCCGACACGGTGA
- a CDS encoding YciI family protein has translation MTRDPNVPDAFDVYTVVVLRRPQDAPALSDAELDELQTRHLAYRAGLARDGVVVANGPFDAQSDPALRGLSIFACGPAEAARLSDADPSVLAGRLVYDVMEWWVGAGSLAFPRTGRAVGERRTMPED, from the coding sequence ATGACGCGCGACCCGAACGTTCCCGACGCGTTCGACGTCTACACCGTCGTCGTCCTCCGACGGCCGCAGGACGCCCCCGCGCTGTCCGACGCCGAGCTCGACGAGCTCCAGACCCGGCACCTGGCCTACCGGGCCGGGCTCGCACGCGACGGCGTCGTCGTGGCCAACGGGCCCTTCGACGCGCAGAGCGACCCGGCGCTGCGCGGCCTGTCGATCTTCGCCTGCGGCCCGGCGGAAGCGGCCCGGCTGTCCGACGCGGACCCCTCCGTCCTCGCCGGCCGGCTCGTGTACGACGTGATGGAGTGGTGGGTCGGCGCCGGCTCGCTGGCGTTCCCGCGCACCGGCCGGGCGGTCGGCGAACGGCGCACGATGCCGGAGGACTGA
- the dcd gene encoding dCTP deaminase produces the protein MLLSDRDIRAEIDGGRIEVDPYDESMMQPSSIDVRLDKYFRVFENHRYPHIDPAEDQAELTKEVLAEDGVFILHPGEFVLGSTYERVGLPVDVAARVEGKSSLGRLGLLTHATAGFVDPGFNGHVTLELANVATLPIKLYPGMKIGQLCFFRLSSPAEHPYGSERYGSRYQGQRGPTPSRSYANFHRTRI, from the coding sequence GTGCTGCTCTCCGACCGCGACATCCGTGCCGAGATCGACGGCGGCCGGATCGAGGTCGACCCGTACGACGAGTCGATGATGCAGCCGTCGAGCATCGACGTACGGCTCGACAAGTACTTCCGGGTCTTCGAGAACCACCGCTACCCTCACATCGACCCGGCCGAGGACCAGGCCGAGCTGACCAAGGAGGTGCTCGCCGAGGACGGGGTCTTCATCCTGCACCCCGGCGAGTTCGTGCTCGGGTCGACGTACGAGCGCGTGGGTCTGCCGGTCGACGTGGCCGCTCGGGTCGAGGGCAAGTCGTCCCTCGGGCGTCTCGGTCTGCTCACGCACGCCACGGCGGGCTTCGTCGATCCCGGGTTCAACGGGCACGTCACCCTCGAGCTGGCGAACGTCGCGACCCTGCCGATCAAGCTCTACCCCGGCATGAAGATCGGGCAGCTGTGCTTCTTCCGGCTCTCCTCACCCGCGGAGCACCCGTACGGGTCGGAGCGGTACGGCTCGCGGTACCAGGGCCAGCGGGGCCCGACGCCGTCCCGCTCGTACGCGAACTTCCACCGCACGCGGATCTGA